In uncultured Bacteroides sp., one genomic interval encodes:
- a CDS encoding citrate/2-methylcitrate synthase encodes MKKEYIIYKLSESIKSTAKIDNELFTLFGVKRGLRNEDGTGVLVGLTKIGNVVGYERIPGGGLQPIPGKLFYRGLDVEDIAHAVMQERRFGFEEVAYLLLSGGLPDKEELASFRDLINENMPLEQKVKMNILDLEGNNIMNILARSVLEMYTYDANPDDTSRDNLMRQSIELISKFPTIIAYAYNILRHATFGLSLHIRHPKEELSIAENFLYMLKKEYTDLEARTLDLLLIIHAEHGGGNNSTFTVRVTSSTGTDTYSSIAAGIGSLKGPLHGGANIQVVDMFNHLKEHIHDWTNVKEIDTYMNRILNKEAYNKTGLIYGIGHAVYTISDPRAILLKEMARELAKEKGREEEFNFLELLEERSIECFNKFKGAGGKKVCSNVDFYSGFVYEMIGLPQEIYTPLFAMSRIVGWSAHRIEELNFEGKRIIRPAYKNVLEVQEYIPISDRI; translated from the coding sequence ATGAAAAAGGAATATATCATATATAAATTGTCTGAGTCGATTAAGAGTACCGCTAAGATAGACAATGAGTTATTCACATTGTTTGGCGTTAAGCGTGGGTTACGCAACGAAGATGGTACCGGAGTTTTGGTAGGACTTACCAAAATTGGTAATGTAGTTGGTTACGAACGTATTCCTGGCGGTGGACTGCAACCGATTCCCGGGAAATTGTTTTACCGTGGACTGGATGTTGAGGATATTGCACATGCAGTTATGCAGGAACGTCGTTTTGGATTTGAGGAAGTTGCTTACTTATTACTTTCGGGCGGTCTGCCTGATAAAGAAGAATTGGCTTCTTTCAGAGACCTGATTAATGAAAATATGCCTTTGGAGCAAAAGGTGAAAATGAACATCCTTGATCTGGAAGGAAATAATATTATGAATATTCTTGCTCGTAGCGTACTCGAAATGTATACTTACGATGCAAATCCCGATGATACATCACGTGATAACCTGATGCGTCAGAGTATTGAACTGATTTCCAAGTTCCCAACAATTATTGCTTATGCATATAATATTCTTCGTCATGCCACTTTTGGATTGTCGTTACATATACGTCACCCGAAAGAGGAACTTTCTATTGCAGAGAATTTCCTTTATATGCTGAAGAAGGAATATACTGACCTGGAAGCACGTACACTCGATTTGTTGTTGATTATTCATGCTGAGCATGGTGGTGGTAATAACTCTACATTTACTGTAAGAGTAACATCTTCAACCGGAACTGATACTTATTCTTCTATTGCTGCAGGAATTGGTTCGTTGAAAGGACCTTTGCATGGTGGTGCAAATATTCAGGTTGTAGATATGTTTAATCACCTGAAAGAACATATTCATGACTGGACAAATGTAAAAGAGATCGATACATATATGAATCGTATTTTAAATAAAGAGGCATATAATAAAACCGGACTTATTTACGGTATCGGACATGCTGTTTATACTATTTCAGATCCGCGTGCAATATTGCTTAAGGAAATGGCTCGTGAACTGGCAAAAGAAAAAGGACGTGAAGAAGAGTTTAACTTCTTGGAATTGCTAGAAGAACGTTCTATAGAATGTTTCAATAAATTTAAAGGAGCCGGCGGTAAGAAAGTTTGTAGTAATGTGGACTTCTACTCTGGATTTGTATACGAAATGATTGGCTTGCCTCAGGAAATATATACTCCTCTGTTTGCCATGTCTCGTATTGTGGGATGGTCGGCTCATCGTATTGAAGAACTCAATTTCGAGGGTAAACGTATCATTCGTCCGGCTTACAAGAATGTGCTTGAGGTACAAGAGTATATCCCTATTTCTGACCGAATATAG
- a CDS encoding aconitate hydratase, which produces MVHDIEMLKRFYSSFVDRVASSRKNIGRPMTLAEKILYAHLYDVNQTTSFQRAEDYVNFRPDRVAMQDATAQMALLQFMNAGKSKSAVPATVHCDHLIQAYKGAGVDIETATSTNKEVYDFLRDVSSKYGIGFWKPGAGIIHQVVLENYAFPGGMMVGTDSHTPNAGGLGMIAIGVGGADAVDVMTGMEWELKMPKLIGVKLTGKMNGWASPKDVILKLAGILTVKGGTNAIIEYFGEGAASLSATGKATICNMGAEVGATTSLFAYDVQMSEYLRATERAEVADMADEISIELKADAEVLEAPQKYYDRIIEIDLSVLEPYINGPFTPDAACPISEFAAKVIANDYPRKMEVGLIGSCTNSSYQDISRAASVARQAIDKKLTVSAPLIVNPGSERVYQTALRDGMIDTFETVGGTIMANACGPCIGQWKRITDDPTRKNAIVTSFNRNFAKRADGNPNTFAFVASPELTVALTIAGDLCFNPLKDTLTNEDGEQVKLSEPQGDYLPAQGFAQGDNGYIAPTGAVADVKIDPSSNRLQVLQPFQAWDGNELLNMPLLIKAQGKCTTDHISMAGPWLRFRGHLENISDNMLMGAVNAFNSKTNSVYNRETGEYDAVSAVAKQYKSLNVASIVVAEENYGEGSSREHAAMEPRFLNVRVILAKSFARIHETNLKKQGMLALTFANKDDYNRIQEYDKISIVGLGSFAPGRSLMAILQHEDGTQESFEVLHTYNEQQIGWFRAGSALNSK; this is translated from the coding sequence ATGGTACATGACATTGAAATGCTAAAGAGATTTTACTCCTCTTTTGTGGATAGGGTTGCTTCTTCTCGTAAGAACATTGGTCGCCCTATGACTTTAGCTGAAAAAATACTATATGCTCATCTATATGATGTGAATCAGACAACAAGTTTTCAGCGTGCTGAAGATTACGTAAACTTCCGTCCAGATCGTGTGGCGATGCAGGATGCAACTGCTCAGATGGCTTTACTGCAATTTATGAATGCCGGAAAATCGAAATCGGCAGTACCTGCTACAGTGCATTGCGACCATTTAATCCAGGCATATAAAGGTGCAGGAGTAGATATTGAAACTGCAACCTCAACAAATAAAGAAGTATATGATTTCCTTAGGGATGTTTCTTCTAAATATGGTATTGGCTTCTGGAAACCAGGTGCCGGTATTATTCATCAGGTAGTATTGGAAAACTATGCTTTCCCAGGTGGAATGATGGTTGGTACGGATTCTCATACTCCTAATGCCGGTGGCTTGGGAATGATTGCCATTGGTGTAGGTGGTGCCGATGCTGTTGATGTAATGACTGGAATGGAGTGGGAGCTAAAGATGCCTAAACTGATTGGTGTGAAGCTAACTGGAAAGATGAATGGATGGGCTTCTCCTAAAGATGTTATTCTAAAGTTGGCTGGAATCTTAACTGTAAAAGGTGGAACCAATGCAATTATTGAATATTTTGGAGAAGGTGCTGCATCTCTTTCTGCTACAGGTAAAGCTACCATTTGTAATATGGGAGCTGAAGTTGGTGCAACTACTTCCCTGTTTGCTTATGATGTGCAAATGTCTGAATACCTTCGTGCTACGGAACGTGCAGAAGTAGCAGATATGGCTGATGAAATCTCAATAGAATTGAAAGCTGATGCAGAAGTGCTTGAAGCTCCGCAAAAATATTATGATCGTATTATTGAAATAGATCTGTCTGTATTGGAACCATATATCAATGGTCCGTTTACTCCTGATGCTGCATGTCCTATTTCTGAATTTGCAGCTAAAGTAATCGCAAATGATTATCCACGTAAAATGGAGGTTGGATTGATAGGATCCTGTACAAACTCCTCTTATCAGGATATTAGTCGGGCTGCTTCTGTTGCTCGTCAGGCTATCGATAAGAAGTTAACGGTTTCTGCACCGTTAATTGTAAATCCGGGTTCTGAAAGAGTATATCAGACAGCTTTACGTGATGGAATGATTGATACTTTCGAAACTGTTGGCGGAACAATAATGGCAAATGCTTGCGGTCCATGTATTGGTCAGTGGAAACGTATTACGGATGATCCTACCCGTAAGAATGCAATTGTTACATCTTTCAACCGTAACTTTGCTAAGCGCGCAGATGGTAACCCAAATACATTTGCGTTTGTGGCTTCCCCCGAATTAACGGTAGCTTTGACTATTGCCGGTGATCTTTGCTTTAATCCGCTGAAAGATACATTGACCAATGAAGATGGCGAACAAGTTAAACTGTCCGAACCACAAGGTGACTATTTACCTGCACAAGGTTTTGCTCAGGGAGATAACGGATACATTGCTCCAACAGGTGCAGTAGCCGATGTGAAAATAGATCCATCTTCTAATCGTCTGCAGGTTCTTCAACCTTTTCAAGCTTGGGATGGAAACGAATTATTGAATATGCCTTTACTTATCAAGGCTCAGGGCAAATGTACAACAGATCATATTTCAATGGCAGGTCCATGGCTTCGTTTCCGCGGACATCTGGAAAATATTTCAGATAACATGTTGATGGGTGCAGTGAATGCTTTCAATAGCAAAACAAATTCTGTTTATAACCGCGAGACTGGTGAATATGATGCCGTTTCTGCTGTTGCAAAACAATATAAATCATTAAACGTTGCTTCTATAGTAGTTGCAGAAGAAAATTATGGAGAAGGTTCTTCTCGTGAACATGCAGCAATGGAACCACGTTTCTTAAATGTACGTGTAATTTTGGCAAAGAGTTTTGCCCGTATTCATGAAACCAATCTTAAGAAACAAGGAATGCTTGCCCTTACTTTTGCTAATAAAGATGATTACAACCGCATTCAGGAGTATGATAAGATTTCAATTGTAGGATTAGGATCTTTTGCCCCAGGCAGATCATTAATGGCTATCTTGCAGCATGAAGATGGAACTCAGGAAAGTTTCGAGGTATTGCATACTTATAATGAACAACAGATTGGCTGGTTCCGTGCCGGATCTGCTTTGAACAGTAAATAA
- the icd gene encoding NADP-dependent isocitrate dehydrogenase has translation MKITKENGCLVIPDCVTVPFIMGDGVGAEITPATQAIVNAAVKVAYQGKKEIEWMEILAGEKAFNATGSWLPDETMQAFKDYLVGIKGPLTTPIGGGIRSLNVALRQGLDLFVCLRPVRWFRGVVSPVKEPQKVNMHIFRENTEDIYAGIEWEQGTPEAEKFYNFLRDEMGVTKVRFPETSSFGVKPVSKEGTERLVRAAIQYALTNGLPSVTIVHKGNIMKFTEGGFKKWGYELAEREFGKELSEGKIVIKDVIADAFLQNTLLIPEEYSVIATLNLNGDYISDQLAAMVGGIGIAPGANINYNSGHAVFEATHGTAPNIAGKNIVNPSSLLLSAVMMLEYFGWNEAANLITSAMEQAFESGKATNDLARFMPNGVSLSTTEFRDLIVSIIQG, from the coding sequence ATGAAAATAACGAAAGAAAATGGTTGCCTTGTTATACCCGATTGTGTAACAGTTCCCTTTATTATGGGAGATGGGGTGGGAGCTGAAATTACTCCTGCAACTCAGGCTATTGTTAATGCAGCTGTGAAGGTTGCATATCAGGGAAAGAAAGAGATTGAATGGATGGAAATTCTGGCTGGAGAAAAAGCTTTCAATGCTACAGGCTCATGGTTGCCAGATGAAACAATGCAGGCTTTTAAAGATTATCTTGTTGGAATTAAAGGTCCATTGACTACTCCTATTGGTGGAGGTATCCGTTCTTTGAACGTGGCTTTAAGACAAGGACTCGATTTATTTGTCTGTCTTCGTCCGGTTCGTTGGTTCCGTGGAGTTGTTTCTCCCGTAAAAGAACCACAGAAAGTAAATATGCATATTTTCCGTGAAAACACAGAAGATATTTATGCCGGTATTGAATGGGAACAAGGAACTCCTGAAGCTGAAAAATTCTATAATTTTCTTCGTGATGAGATGGGAGTAACGAAAGTTCGTTTCCCCGAAACATCTTCTTTCGGAGTTAAACCTGTATCTAAAGAAGGAACCGAACGCCTGGTTCGTGCTGCTATTCAGTATGCTTTAACAAATGGCCTGCCTAGTGTGACTATTGTGCATAAAGGTAACATTATGAAATTCACTGAAGGTGGATTTAAAAAATGGGGTTATGAGTTGGCAGAACGTGAATTTGGTAAAGAACTAAGTGAAGGCAAAATTGTTATTAAAGATGTTATTGCAGATGCATTTTTGCAAAATACATTGCTTATTCCGGAGGAATATTCTGTTATTGCTACATTGAATCTGAATGGTGATTATATTTCAGATCAGTTGGCAGCAATGGTTGGAGGTATTGGTATTGCACCGGGTGCGAATATCAATTATAATTCGGGGCATGCTGTTTTCGAGGCTACTCACGGAACAGCTCCTAATATTGCCGGAAAGAATATTGTAAATCCATCTTCATTATTGCTTTCGGCAGTAATGATGCTCGAATATTTTGGTTGGAACGAAGCTGCTAATCTGATTACTTCGGCTATGGAGCAGGCTTTTGAAAGTGGTAAAGCTACCAACGATCTGGCTCGGTTTATGCCGAATGGAGTCTCTTTATCAACAACTGAGTTCCGCGATTTAATTGTTTCTATCATTCAAGGATAA
- a CDS encoding DMT family transporter yields MNNDKNYKGHIAMLAASVIWGLNSPIGKAVLDYGIPPLALTTFRFFGAAIAFWIISIFTKKEHVKHEDLLMLFFASLFGIVLNQGTFIFGLSLTSPIDASIVTTMAPIVTMIVAAIVLKEPVTGKKVLGVFVGAIGALLLILTSQSATGDKSGNILGDMLCLTAQLSFAIYLTVFKGLIEKYSSVTIMKWMFIYASMCFIPFSYNDIATINFSTVPLIIYTEISFVVLAATFLAYLFVMTGQKALRPTIVSMYNYVQPIVASFVAVSIGMDTFGWSKSSAIILVFIGVFIVTQSKSKAQLEAEVLHQDVTHPQEKNREEDY; encoded by the coding sequence ATGAATAATGACAAAAATTATAAAGGACATATTGCCATGTTGGCGGCAAGTGTTATCTGGGGATTGAATTCTCCAATCGGAAAAGCTGTACTTGATTACGGTATTCCTCCTCTGGCACTTACCACTTTCCGTTTTTTCGGAGCAGCAATTGCTTTCTGGATAATATCTATTTTCACCAAAAAAGAACATGTAAAGCATGAAGATCTGTTAATGCTTTTCTTTGCATCACTATTTGGGATTGTTTTAAACCAGGGAACTTTCATTTTCGGTCTTTCATTAACGTCTCCTATAGATGCTTCAATTGTAACAACTATGGCTCCAATTGTAACAATGATTGTTGCCGCCATTGTACTTAAAGAACCAGTTACCGGGAAAAAAGTTCTCGGAGTTTTCGTCGGAGCCATTGGGGCTTTATTACTTATATTAACAAGTCAAAGTGCCACAGGAGATAAATCGGGCAATATATTAGGTGATATGCTTTGCCTTACTGCCCAATTAAGCTTTGCTATTTATCTGACAGTCTTTAAAGGATTAATTGAAAAATATTCTTCTGTTACAATTATGAAGTGGATGTTCATTTATGCTTCAATGTGTTTTATTCCATTCTCGTACAATGATATTGCCACAATCAACTTTTCAACAGTGCCCTTAATAATATATACTGAGATATCTTTTGTGGTGTTAGCTGCTACTTTTCTTGCTTACTTGTTTGTAATGACCGGACAAAAAGCACTTCGCCCCACTATTGTGAGTATGTACAATTATGTTCAACCCATCGTAGCATCCTTTGTAGCCGTGAGTATAGGAATGGATACTTTCGGATGGTCAAAGTCTAGTGCAATTATATTAGTTTTTATCGGAGTCTTTATTGTTACACAAAGTAAGTCAAAAGCTCAACTAGAAGCTGAGGTTTTACATCAGGATGTTACCCACCCACAAGAAAAGAATAGAGAAGAGGATTATTAG